The Heliangelus exortis chromosome 25, bHelExo1.hap1, whole genome shotgun sequence genomic interval attctttcattaaaCATATTTTGGGGAGTTGCCATTAGTCACGTGCTTGATACTTCTGGATCATCTGTCTGTGCAACGAATTTGGGTTGGAACCTAACAGTAGTGCAGTAGATCTGACTTTAGAACATATTCTACACAAAATTAatcctctttttctctgcaggtCCGCAACAGTGACCCAAATGATCCAAGTAAAGAGAGAGTTGTTCAGTTATTAGATGACTTCAAGATTTCAGGGGTTAATGGCTCTCGTATCCTTttgtggaaagaaaggaaaatatttcctaaagGTGGCAGCTTGCTGAGAAGCTGGGGGCAATGCTCTTCACTGCCCAAGGAACCCTGCTGTAGAATCATCTGCCTCAAAACTCAGCTCAGATCCAGAGTGGTCACTCagcccagggaaatggtggagACAGCACTGCTCAGTCATGCTTTTAGCATCAGGAGTGAGGTGGCTGCTTCTGGTGTGTGAATCAGGACTGAATGTCCTTGTGTCTGAAGTATTTTCATGGTAAGAGAGCCCAGCTCTGTCAGCCCTTCAATTTTGCAAGCAGCCTGGTAATAACCCCTTATTTAAGTAGAACAGTACAAAATGTTAaaagcagtaattaaaaatgGCAAAGATATGCAGTCTGTAACTTGATAATAAGGTGGTTTTCTGGTTACAGAAGCATCTCACCTTGGACTTCATCAATGCTGGTTGAAAATCCCTTGTAGTTTTATGAACAACCTTCCAATAGGCAGTGATTTCTGGCAGGTCCTAATAATGActttaaaactggaaaatttgACTTCTGTGCATGTTTCTGCTTGAAATTTTGTTCAGTGAGAATTACTGGGCAGCTTCAGAGAATTGAGCTGTAGGTTATAAACCTCCTAatacttttagaaaataatagCCCTGTAATGGATTTGTCCTATTACTTTTTCCAGTACATAGCACCAATTaaatgttggttttggttttctttcactcCTCAGAAAGAAATGCATGCTCTgtcagagaagaaggaaaagcaatcTGTGAAATCCTAGAAGTTTGGCTTCTAAAGCAAAGGCACAGGACAGAATCTGCCCCTGGAGTAACTGTAGTTATTGAGATCTTGtagacaaaaaagaaataatgtaatttttgaaGACCAGACTTGTCTTGCTGGTGAAGAGGCCAGGGAGGGTGGAGAAAGCAACTTAATTGTTCTGAAGATGATTTATGAAATGGAAATTTCATTGTCTTTTCAGGTAATGCTGGTACAGAGAGAACTGGCATTGAGTTTTGCCTGGGGCAAGAGCCTAGGCTGTTCCAAACCCCATACATTGCTGGCTTGAAGCTCTCTCAGTTATAGCAGGAAATATTAATACATGCAGGAGATTGTAAGTGCTGCATGAGGACCTGACCAGCTCCATCCCTTTGTGTTTTAGGTTTTGGGTGGCAGCCCTGATGTGTGGGACAGGGTGGTGCTGGTAAGGAAGGCAGCTTCTCTGAGCTGTGGCAGAAGGATGAGGGTTCTGTAGTACAAAACATGTAACTGGGGTAGGTTTCTTTTGAGCTTTAGTCTTCAGGAATTCAGGGCTTCTTGGCTCAGGATGTCCCATGTTTTTCCTTGACTGAATTCCAGATATCTGTATGGTGTTTGAAGTTCTAGGGCATCATCTCCTGAAGTGGATCATCAAGTCAAATTATCAAGGGCTTCCACTTCCTTGTGTCAAAAAGATCATCAAACAGGTAAATTCCAGTCCTGACTCCTGTTCCCCTCGACCCAGTGAGAACTCTTTCACTAAACATTCCCAGATACcagaaaataagtgaaaaatcaGTGGTGTGCATCTTCtgcaacaaaataattttgggattaatatttccttctgctgctgcaagaaCTTTCTGTTATGGATAATTATTTTCTGACCATTATGGTAGCTTGGCTTTGCTTTTAACCTTTTTACACTCAAGTTATTCCTCAagttcaaatatttcttttttttttttttataaactgtCACAGAAGTGCAGTGCTTAACAATGTGAGACAAACCTGTTTTTCCTACTGGACAGTTGCCTAACAAGCAACATCTTTCTACACATGAGGtagaggggaggaggaaagcattattttattgTAGGTTGTTAAAATTAGGTTTTCAACTCAaagttggacttggtgatcgtttaaaagtcttttccaaacaaaataattctatgaGTCTCAAGTTACGAGGgtaaagaaacagcattttaaattcatCACTAAAATCTGTAtgcaaatctgtattttctggAATCACTGATCACATCACCTCTAATCTGGAGGATTCTCACACACAGGTTCACTGCCTAGGggcatttttgcattttcacttCACATTTGCtccttctttgcttttcctaaCGGTccatttccttctctcctgtcTGCAGGTTCTTCAGGGTCTGGATTACTTGCACACCAAATGTAGGATCATTCACACAGATATTAAACCTGAGAACATTCTGCTGTGTGTTAATGACCAGTACATCCgcaggctggcagcagaagCAACAGAGTGGCAGAGATCTGGAGCTCCCCCACCCTCTGGCTCTGCAGGTGCTTTTTGCCCTGAAAATTTGGTGCTGTTTCCCCTAATCCCTAAATCATCACTAAATCTCATTAAGGAGAACTCCCTGGCTGAGTACTGTGGAATGCAAGTAACCCCTGGAAAGCCCAAGTGCAAATTGTGAAATTAGGTCAGAAGTGGGAACTCAGAGCTGATCAGAGGCAGCTGTTTGTTTAAGAGAAATGGAGGGAGGATAGATGCATGTTGGCACCTGCTTTTTTGGAAAGGCAGTCAGCCTTGGAGAGCACACCCTGCAGAAACACTAATGGCCTCAAAATAGTGCTGGAGTGAAAATGGGGTGAGGTACTTCTCACATTTTCCTCAAAAGTTTCTTTCCTTGCTCCACTTCATGGAGGTCTTAACAAGAGGATTTCCCTGTTGTCAGTTTGCAGAAGGCTGTAAAACACAAATGGAACCCTTGACATGCTGGCAGCACTGAAGATCTGAGAGCAGATTTTCTCTGAGGAACAATTCCTCCTCAGAATATCCACCAGTACCAGAGTATAGATTTCAATAACTACTGCTGCCTGTATTGGAAGTCTCTATCAGCCATAATCTTGCTACACTAATACTGAGCTGAGCTCATCACAGCATAGCTTAGCTCAGGGAAGTTCCTGTAACTTtagtattttaatgttttcatttgcataAGATACATAATACAGTAAATGAAACTGCCTGACAGGAAGTTTAAGACTTTGCTATCAGCCAAGCAAGTCTGCTATCCAAAATCTTAATTATCCATTCACTcgttctaatttttttttagtcttgCAGTACTTTTGTAGAGAAATGAGCCTTCTAAATAACATTTGCCAGTATCTTTAGCATGTTACCAAACCATGTAGGAAAAAGCTTATCTTAAGAATGCAGCTGGACATTTTGACtataaaaatactaatttactcatcttccttttccctttcagtgAGCACTGCAccccagccaaaaccagtaAGTGTAATAGCTTCTGTGTGTAAATATCCATCTGCTTACAGTATCTGCTGCATTGTTTCATCATGCTGTCAGCATGAGGGGAAAACAGGAGGAAGAGTGTTGTGTTTGACATAGGCATCAGTTTCAGTGCTGCCTGGGAGCTGTAAGTAGGATCAGCTCACAAATCACCACAACCAGCAGTGGGTTTGGTGGTCTTGAGGTGGCTGTGGTCTGTGGAGTTGAGATCCCTCAAGTCAGGACAGAAAAACACTGACAAAAACCATAGGCAACTGCTCCAAAAACTTTGAAATTCACTTTTTATTTGGGAGAAGAACAgcctccagatttttttttaatccgAGACTGCTTGCTTGGCTCCTAAATAGGTTAAAATGATGTGGTTCAGAAAGTGAAATATGAAATGTTAAGTccattttctctgcttgcttCTGTGTAGGCTGACAAAATGtcaaagaataagaaaaagaagttgaaaaagaagcagaaacgACAGGCTGAGTTGTTAGAGAAACGAATGCAAGAGATTGAGGAAATGGAGAAGGAAGCAAGCCCTGGGCAGACACAgcctgaagaggaggaagaggctcAGAGCCCTCTGGAAATGCTCATCAAAGTCAGTCCAGAGGAAAACATCAGCAAAAAGACAGGTGTGGACCTAAAGTATTGCTGAGGTAGCACAGTGTTGTCCTTTCACTCCTGCTGGTGGGAGTGGGCACCTTTAGTAGAGGTGACCACTGTCACTTCACCTGTGTGCACCCCAATTCCTACTGGGAAATGTCCAGTTACAAactcaattaattaattagtgTTACCTCCTCCTGAGGGCTCACTGAACAAGCCCTCAGCTCTCTGTTTGGACACAGTGTgctattttctccttttttcccccactcttCCAGCTGAAGAGCAATCAGTCCTCATGGAGAGCAGCGTGGAAAAATGTGTGACAGAAATAAACCTCAACGGAGTGATCCAACTGACAGACTTCCCAGACTCCAGCAACCAAGGCTCTGTGCAGCTGGAGGATGACCTTCATAATGCCAATGACTGTTGTCACCCAAAGGAGAACTTCCACACCTGTGATTACAGTCAGACTAATGGTGATTCAGAGAACAGGCCCCCAAAAGCAATGTCGGACTCGTTGCCCTTAGTTCCAGAAGATTCCATGGTGTGTCAGCCCACCCCCAACCAAGAGCAAGCACTCAGTGAGCAGGAGATGAACCATTTGCAGGAAAGCATCAGGACAGAAACACCTTCAGAGGATGAGAATGAGAATCACAGCCCAACA includes:
- the SRPK1 gene encoding SRSF protein kinase 1 isoform X3, with the protein product MALSKTIGLSPGISLSMGGRASCSVFSFRPDNQHRGPAAHSENDLPEQEEEILGSDDDEQEDPNDYCKGGYHLVKIGDLFNARYHVIRKLGWGHFSTVWLAWDIQGRRFVAMKVVKSAEHYTETALDEIKLLKSVRNSDPNDPSKERVVQLLDDFKISGVNGSHICMVFEVLGHHLLKWIIKSNYQGLPLPCVKKIIKQVLQGLDYLHTKCRIIHTDIKPENILLCVNDQYIRRLAAEATEWQRSGAPPPSGSAVSTAPQPKPADKMSKNKKKKLKKKQKRQAELLEKRMQEIEEMEKEASPGQTQPEEEEEAQSPLEMLIKVSPEENISKKTAEEQSVLMESSVEKCVTEINLNGVIQLTDFPDSSNQGSVQLEDDLHNANDCCHPKENFHTCDYSQTNGDSENRPPKAMSDSLPLVPEDSMVCQPTPNQEQALSEQEMNHLQESIRTETPSEDENENHSPTDNKGKSTAGNFLLNPLEPKNADKLKVKIADLGNACWVHKHFTEDIQTRQYRSLEVLIGSGYNTPADIWSTACMAFELATGDYLFEPHSGVDYSRDEDHIALIIELLGKIPRKLILAGKYSKEFFTKKGDLKHITKLKPWGLFEVLVEKYEWAQDEAAAFTDFLLPMLELIPEKRATAAECLRHPWLNS
- the SRPK1 gene encoding SRSF protein kinase 1 isoform X4; this encodes MALSKTIGLSPGISLSMGGRASCRPDNQHRGPAAHSENDLPEQEEEILGSDDDEQEDPNDYCKGGYHLVKIGDLFNARYHVIRKLGWGHFSTVWLAWDIQGRRFVAMKVVKSAEHYTETALDEIKLLKSVRNSDPNDPSKERVVQLLDDFKISGVNGSHICMVFEVLGHHLLKWIIKSNYQGLPLPCVKKIIKQVLQGLDYLHTKCRIIHTDIKPENILLCVNDQYIRRLAAEATEWQRSGAPPPSGSAVSTAPQPKPADKMSKNKKKKLKKKQKRQAELLEKRMQEIEEMEKEASPGQTQPEEEEEAQSPLEMLIKVSPEENISKKTAEEQSVLMESSVEKCVTEINLNGVIQLTDFPDSSNQGSVQLEDDLHNANDCCHPKENFHTCDYSQTNGDSENRPPKAMSDSLPLVPEDSMVCQPTPNQEQALSEQEMNHLQESIRTETPSEDENENHSPTDNKGKSTAGNFLLNPLEPKNADKLKVKIADLGNACWVHKHFTEDIQTRQYRSLEVLIGSGYNTPADIWSTACMAFELATGDYLFEPHSGVDYSRDEDHIALIIELLGKIPRKLILAGKYSKEFFTKKGDLKHITKLKPWGLFEVLVEKYEWAQDEAAAFTDFLLPMLELIPEKRATAAECLRHPWLNS